A DNA window from Allokutzneria albata contains the following coding sequences:
- a CDS encoding YbaB/EbfC family nucleoid-associated protein, producing the protein MDYSMPGDNFFESMLEQLQKTTAAIPQTQQRMMDISGTAWSDDRMVKVVVGPRGQVVDLEIDPRVFRKPDAAELRSKILNACNAAVQDVREQSQDIMNEHFPPEMRELRNLAGGGTFDEEDPLAEVFRSDAEVYAERKEKKK; encoded by the coding sequence ATGGATTACTCGATGCCGGGTGACAACTTCTTCGAGAGCATGCTGGAGCAGTTGCAAAAGACGACCGCCGCCATTCCTCAGACGCAACAGCGGATGATGGACATCAGCGGCACCGCCTGGTCGGACGACCGGATGGTGAAAGTCGTCGTCGGACCGCGCGGCCAAGTGGTCGACCTGGAAATCGATCCGAGGGTTTTTCGCAAACCGGATGCCGCAGAACTGAGAAGCAAGATTTTGAATGCGTGCAACGCGGCGGTCCAGGACGTGCGCGAGCAGTCGCAAGATATTATGAACGAGCATTTCCCCCCGGAGATGCGTGAGCTGCGGAATCTTGCAGGTGGCGGCACCTTCGACGAGGAGGACCCGCTGGCCGAGGTGTTCCGCAGCGACGCCGAGGTCTATGCCGAGCGGAAGGAGAAGAAGAAATGA
- a CDS encoding S8 family serine peptidase — translation MNAKRIGRGLVLAVVLSAGLLVAPGTVTAQQQCVTGGSDIRSVPWPQRQLAPERAWPMTTGSGQKVAVISTGVGDNPLLSGKVADSTVLARTDGRNASGKPDCMGTGTGVAGIIAAASSQGVGFHGVAPDVVLLSAKVVADSYTSGGPPKAVEPGLLADAVDWAVGKGASVIAVAEVAREDSAQLRQAVQNALAKGAVVVAATGEPAGNDSPYAGKPTYPASQEGVLAVGAVDESGQLATAASRIDIVAPGLNVLTTAPGGGLATGGGSSFATGYVAAAAALVRSYWPNLSNADVVKRLRATTTPANVGPDLRAYGDGIVNPYQAVIDQMAKGAPVVLPPLRQEEPSAEEKARMAAEDHARAWGFGAAGIGIGVAGLVIALAVFWPKGRRRGWRSGLAPDPVEHPEDELPQPPAELFGGRTGNS, via the coding sequence GTGAACGCCAAGCGTATCGGCCGCGGTCTTGTTCTCGCGGTCGTGCTCTCCGCAGGCCTGCTCGTCGCTCCCGGCACCGTGACGGCGCAACAGCAGTGCGTCACCGGCGGCTCCGACATCCGCTCCGTTCCGTGGCCGCAGCGCCAGCTCGCGCCGGAACGCGCCTGGCCGATGACCACCGGCTCCGGGCAGAAGGTCGCGGTGATCAGCACCGGTGTCGGGGACAACCCGCTGCTCTCCGGCAAGGTCGCCGACTCGACCGTGCTCGCCCGCACCGACGGCCGCAACGCCAGCGGCAAGCCGGACTGCATGGGAACGGGCACCGGGGTCGCGGGCATCATCGCCGCCGCCAGCTCCCAGGGCGTTGGTTTCCACGGTGTCGCACCGGACGTCGTGCTGCTCTCGGCCAAGGTCGTCGCGGACAGCTACACCTCGGGCGGCCCGCCGAAGGCCGTCGAGCCCGGCCTGCTCGCTGACGCCGTCGACTGGGCCGTGGGTAAGGGGGCGTCGGTGATCGCCGTGGCCGAGGTCGCCCGCGAGGACAGCGCCCAGTTGCGGCAGGCGGTGCAGAACGCCCTCGCGAAGGGCGCCGTCGTGGTCGCGGCCACGGGAGAGCCCGCTGGCAACGACAGCCCGTACGCGGGCAAGCCGACCTACCCGGCATCCCAGGAAGGTGTGCTCGCGGTCGGCGCGGTCGACGAGAGCGGCCAGCTGGCGACCGCCGCCAGCAGGATCGACATCGTCGCGCCTGGGCTGAACGTGCTGACGACCGCTCCCGGCGGCGGGCTGGCCACCGGCGGCGGGAGTTCCTTCGCCACCGGCTACGTCGCCGCGGCCGCGGCGCTGGTGCGCTCGTACTGGCCGAACCTGTCCAATGCCGACGTCGTCAAGCGGTTGCGGGCCACGACCACCCCGGCCAACGTGGGGCCGGACCTGCGTGCCTACGGCGACGGAATCGTCAACCCGTACCAGGCGGTGATCGATCAGATGGCCAAGGGAGCTCCGGTGGTCCTGCCACCGCTGCGGCAGGAGGAGCCCTCCGCCGAGGAGAAGGCGCGCATGGCCGCCGAGGACCACGCGAGGGCGTGGGGCTTCGGCGCCGCGGGCATCGGGATCGGAGTGGCCGGACTGGTGATCGCGCTGGCGGTCTTCTGGCCGAAGGGCCGCCGCCGCGGCTGGCGCAGCGGACTGGCACCCGATCCCGTGGAGCACCCCGAGGACGAGCTGCCCCAGCCGCCCGCCGAACTCTTCGGCGGGCGCACTGGGAACAGCTGA